The Aphis gossypii isolate Hap1 chromosome 3, ASM2018417v2, whole genome shotgun sequence genome includes a region encoding these proteins:
- the LOC114125537 gene encoding uncharacterized protein LOC114125537, with translation MSIIKLWIVVVSCFAVGNCTGESRKIDEVQYKNHRTSSFGNDTSQNHAMLHKTYPVYPAQVYANLSNVRDFEAVKLHTEQQQMSKTTETPSDVVRMFFTATTAGKKKPLQDATGSTTPVPGLAAPTTGSIFRTAAPSTYIVTAKNVVSTDTKDLYHKSPIYSGSQSEAEVKYATSSVDFRGVPSVNENESRTKTKFNGSKIRRVLKPQNLAMQSSLPYTSTTTPQMSPSFTSNHRNFTSFAGSTKVNAMSVTSSKPFATVLVPKHVLDDGVFHQQEDSFRPIVPPVFTPYKSPSVGVDTNSIVENRRVSDIVAGNNNQPLANRATAATTVPKLKNYGHTKPLAYKVEEYVPGDAQPSVVPNHGYGNEQDRSDRYSVITDKRDIEKSHNREHHSASSYYENAPRHNGPPKKVEALKYGFVESEAEPLKSDNGPKQTREFYQATEWPARIKYEYFDGRSPTLSSGLVHTQGSISEPPSKEHFNASPASLSPPNYPQTESPEFVMGDLNPKDVLKSLLRDILKSKQQAEIKPKSPTTMDEILDSYISSNQQNADYSSQDSFDITQSDMNCNLRSSKYITDGQCVSTKRVVESVCADRCLVSASSLSQRHRSSMLDNQQVEALQCSDGDVKMVRVQLKCRDGNMFNHVIKVVSSCRCKLHPKQPLMRSNSPSSPRAATINPDIMAIAAGQF, from the exons Atgag CATAATTAAATTGTGGATCGTTGTGGTTTCCTGTTTTGCTGTCGGTAACTGTACCGGCGAGAGTAGAAAGATCGACGAAGTGCAGTATAAAAATCACCGGACGTCGTCTTTCGGAAATGATACGTCACAGAACCACGCCATGCTGCATAAGACGTATCCTGTGTATCCAGCACAGGTTTATGCCAATCTTTCGAACGTAAGGGATTTTGAGGCGGTCAAACTCCATACAGAACAGCAGCAGATGTCGAAGACTACGGAAACGCCGTCGGACGTGGTGCGAATGTTCTTTACCGCGACGACTGCGGGCAAAAAGAAACCCCTGCAGGATGCTACCGGTAGCACGACTCCTGTTCCTGGTCTGGCAGCTCCGACTACAGGTTCTATTTTCAGGACCGCCGCACCGTCCACATATATTGTGACCGCTAAGAACGTTGTGTCAACTGACACCAAAGACCTGTATCATAAGTCACCAATTTATTCGGGATCTCAATCCGAGGCTGAAGTCAAGTACGCTACTTCATCGGTGGACTTCCGAGGAGTGCCATCGGTCAATGAAAACGAATCAAGaaccaaaacaaaatttaatggcTCAAAAATTAGACGGGTCTTGAAACCACAAAATCTGGCGATGCAGTCATCACTTCCCTACACCTCCACTACAACCCCGCAAATGTCACCGTCGTTCACCAGTAACCATCGAAATTTCACCTCGTTCGCGGGTAGTACCAAGGTGAACGCGATGTCGGTAACATCATCAAAACCGTTCGCGACCGTGCTGGTACCCAAACATGTCTTGGATGACGGAGTCTTTCATCAGCAAGAAGACTCATTCCGTCCAATTGTGCCTCCGGTATTTACGCCATACAAATCACCCAGCGTCGGCGTCGACACGAATAGTATCGTAGAGAATAGACGGGTGTCGGACATCGTAGCCGGTAACAATAACCAACCACTTGCTAACCGAGCCACCGCCGCGACGACTGTacctaagttaaaaaattatgggcATACGAAACCACTCGCGTACAAGGTAGAAGAATACGTACCAGGTGATGCACAGCCGTCCGTCGTCCCCAACCACGGCTATGGTAACGAACAGGACAGGTCAGATCGCTATTCCGTGATAACCGATAAACGTGACATAGAAAAGTCACACAATCGGGAACATCATTCTGCTTCATCGTATTATGAAAATGCACCAAGACACAATGGTCCACCAAAAAAAGTAGAAGCTTTAAAATACGGATTCGTTGAATCAGAGGCGGAACCACTTAAAAGTGACAACGGTCCAAAGCAAACTCGTGAATTCTATCAGGCAACTGAGTGGCCAGCTCGAATTAAATACGAATATTTCGACGGGAGATCACCGACGCTATCGTCTGGATTGGTTCACACACAAGGATCGATATCGGAACCTCCATCCAAGGAGCACTTTAATGCCTCACCCGCCAGTTTATCGCCTCCGAACTACCCCCAAACGGAATCCCCGGAATTCGTAATGGGTGACCTGAACCCCAAGGACGTGTTGAAATCACTCCTACGAGACATCCTTAAGTCCAAGCAACAGGCCGAGATCAAGCCAAAGTCGCCCACCACTATGGATGAAATCCTCGACTCGTATATTAGTTCCAACCAACAAAACGCAGATTACTCGTCGCAGGACAGTTTTGATATTACACAATCAG ACATGAACTGTAACTTGCGGTCATCCAAGTACATTACCGACGGACAATGTGTATCAACTAAACGCGTGGTAGAATCTGTGTGCGCCGACCGCTGTCTCGTTTCAGCCAGTTCTTTGAGTCAGAGACATCGATCTTCTATGCTCGACAACCAACAG gTGGAAGCCCTGCAATGCTCCGACGGTGACGTGAAAATGGTTCGTGTCCAGCTCAAGTGCCGAGACGGTAACATGTTCAACCACGTCATAAAAGTAGTGAGCTCTTGCCGCTGCAAATTGCACCCGAAACAACCGTTGATGAGGAGCAACTCGCCGAGCAGTCCGCGAGCAGCCACCATCAACCCGGACATCATGGCTATTGCCGCCGGACAATTCTAA
- the LOC114125544 gene encoding coatomer subunit alpha encodes MLTKFETKSARIKGLTFHSKRPWILASLHTGVIQLWDYRMCTLLDKFDEHDGPVRGISFHSQQPIFVSGGDDYKIKVWNYTQRRCIFTLLGHLDYIRSTMFHHEYPWILSASDDQTIRIWNWQSRACICVLTGHNHYVMCAQFHPSEDLVVSASLDQTVRVWDISGLRKKNVAPGPGGLDDHLRNPNATDLFGQADAVVKHVLEGHDRGVNWCSFHPTLPLIVSGADDRQIKLWRMNDSKAWEVDTCRGHYNNVSCVVFHPKQELILSNSEDKSIRVWDMTKRTCLNTFRREHERFWVLAAHPTSNLFAAGHDSGMIIFKLERERPAFTQFGNFLFYVKERFLHRLDFTTHKVNTVMQLRGGGRTPIYSISYNPAINAMLVCTRNSSNLENSTYDLYQMPKESADSSVTEVPESKRSSGLMAVWIARNRFAVLDKTHMLAVKNLKNELTKKNIGPNNIDEIFYAGTGLLLLRDPENLTLFDVTQKRVLAQAKIAKCRYVIWANDGSLLAVLCKHNIYICNRKLEILCTIHENSRIKSGAWDDCGAFIYTTSNHIKYALPDGGDYGIIRTLDLPIYITKVSGNQVFCLDRECRPRILNIDTTEYKFKLALIKRKYEEVLHIVRNDRLIGQSIIAYLQQKGYPEVALHFVKDNKTRFSLALECGNIDIALEAARTLDDKVCWEQLGQAALLQGNHQVVEMCYQRTKNFDKLSFLYLITGNLDKLRKMMKIAEIRKDVSGHYQGALLLGDCHERIKILNELGHKSLAYLTAATHGLDAEAESIKEGYEGNLPTVTAGAKLLRPPAPVSQAESNWPLLTVSKGFFEGAILSAGKASGLIDTAIGEDVGVEEEGWGAEADLGLEGRMSPTHSEAEEEAASAAAADGGGEDGWDVGDEEVELPPEVLVSRQQDSDYFVAPQPAACPSLAWSANSQLAIDHVKSGDFENAFRLLNEQIGVTNFGPLKSLFMDSYLKSCTSYTPLPTHPSLFVYPNRNWKDGGGGGKGQNNKPVLDVKLEHLLGELQACYQLTTAGKFPETVAKFRSILTAVPLLCVDTKQEVNEVVQLVHICKEYLVGLVMETARKEHPKTTAEDQKRVAEMVAYFTHCDLQMSHKILTLRTAINVFYKIGNLNTAASFAKRLLELGPRADVAQQARKMLQACDLNPVNKLQVAYDQHNPFSICAYSFVPIYKGKEEVKCPFCSASYQPAHRGKVCNICQISSIGRESTGLKITAAHYR; translated from the exons ATGTTAACAAAATTTGAAACTAAATCGGCCCGTATAAAAGGCCTTACATTCCATTCAAAACGGCCATGGATATTGGCTAGTCTTCATACAGGGGTAATCCAATTATGGGACTACCGTATGTGTACCTTGTTAGACAAATTTGACGAACATGATGGACCTGTACGCGGTATTAGTTTTCACAGCCAACAACCTATCTTTGTATCTGGTGGTGacgattataaaatcaaagtatGGAATTATACTCAACGACGATGCATATTTACATTACTTGGTCACTTGGATTACATTCGTTCCACAATGTTCCATCATGAGTACCCTTGGATATTAAGTGCATCTGATGATCAGACAATAAGAATTTGGAACTGGCAAAGCCGTGCCTGTATTTGTGTTTTAACTG gCCATAACCATTATGTCATGTGTGCTCAGTTCCATCCATCTGAGGATTTAGTGGTCTCTGCATCTTTAGATCAGACAGTTCGTGTTTGGGATATATCTGGATTACGTAAGAAGAATGTAGCCCCTGGCCCTGGAGGACTAGATGATCATTTAAGGAATCCAAATGCTACAGATCTATTTGGTCAAGCTGATGCTGTAGTTAAACATGTGCTTGAAGGTCATGACCGTGGTGTTAATTGGTGTTCATTCCATCCTACTTTGCCACTTATTGTCTCCGGTGCTGATGAtcgtcaaattaaattatggagAATGAATGATTCTAAAGCATGGGAAGTAGACACGTGCCGtggacattataataatgtttcctGTGTTGTGTTCCATCCAAAACAAGAGCTTATTCTGTCAAATTCTGAGGATAAAAGTATACGTGTTTGGGATATGACAAAAAGGACATGTCTCAATACATTTAGACGAGAACATGAACGATTTTGGGTACTTGCTGCACACCCAACCTCCAACTTATTTGCTGCAGGTCATGATTCGGGTATGATTATATTCAAGTTGGAACGTGAAAGACCCGCATTTACACAATTTGGTAATTTCTTATTCTACGTAAAAGAGAGATTTTTACATCGTCTTGATTTCACTACCCACAAAGTGAACACTGTCATGCAACTAAGAGGTGGTGGGCGTACGCCTATTTACAGTATTAGTTACAACCCAGCTATAAATGCAATGCTCGTATGTACAAGAAATTCGTCAAATCTTGAAAATAGCacttatgatttatatcaaATGCCTAAAGAATCAGCAGACAGTAGTGTTACAGAAGTACCTGAGAGTAAGAGGTCTAGTGGTCTAATGGCCGTCTGGATAGCCAGAAATCGGTTTGCTGTGCTAGACAAAACACACATGTTGgctgtaaaaaatttaaaaaatgaattaactaAAAAGAACATAGGACCCAATAATAtagatgaaattttttatgcTGGTACTGGCTTATTATTACTACGTGATCCTGAAAATTTGACTTTGTTTGACGTTACACAAAAGAGAGTGTTGGCTCAAGCTAAGATAGCCAAATGTCGTTATGTAATATGGGCAAATGATGGGTCTTTACTGGCCGTTTTatgcaaacataatatatatatatgtaacagaaaattggaaattttatgtacaatacatGAAAATTCCAGAATAAAATCAGGGGCATGGGACGATTGCGgtgcatttatatatactactagtaatcatattaaatatgctTTGCCAGATGGTGGTGACTATGGAATTATACGTACATTAGATCTGCctatatacattacaaaagTCAGTGGTAACCAAGTGTTCTGTTTGGACAGGGAGTGTCGACCTCgaatactaaatattgatactacagaatataaatttaaattagcacTCATCAAACGCAAGTATGAAGAAGTGTTGCACATAGTTAGGAATGATCGGTTAATTGGACAATCCATAATAGCTTACTTGCAGCAGAAAGGGTATCCAGAAGTAGCATTACATTTTGTCAAAGACAACAAGACCAGATTTTCATTAGCACTGGAATGTGGTAATATAGACATTGCTTTGGAAGCTGCTAGAACTTTGGACGATAAGGTGTGTTGGGAACAACTGGGCCAGGCCGCATTGCTGCAGGGAAACCATCAGGTAGTGGAGATGTGTTACCAGAGGACAAAGAACTTTGACAAACTGTCATTTTTGTATCTGATCACCGGTAATTTGGACAAACTGagaaaaatgatgaaaatcgCGGAAATACGTAAGGACGTGTCTGGGCACTACCAGGGTGCGCTATTGCTGGGTGACTGTCACGAAAGAATCAAGATACTAAACGAACTAGGTCACAAGTCGCTCGCCTACCTAACGGCCGCCACCCACGGTTTGGACGCCGAAGCCGAGTCCATCAAAGAGGGCTACGAGGGTAACTTACCGACGGTGACGGCCGGCGCTAAGCTGCTCAGACCTCCAGCACCAGTCAGCCAGGCCGAGTCCAACTGGCCTCTGTTAACTGTGTCCAAAGGTTTCTTTGAGGGCGCCATACTATCGGCCGGCAAGGCGTCAGGGCTCATCGACACGGCGATCGGTGAGGATGTGGGCGTAGAGGAGGAGGGTTGGGGAGCCGAGGCTGACCTAGGACTGGAGGGACGCATGTCGCCCACGCACTCGGAAGCCGAGGAAGAAGCGGCGTCGGCAGCCGCAGCGGACGGTGGTGGCGAGGACGGTTGGGACGTGGGTGACGAAGAGGTGGAACTTCCGCCGGAAGTGCTGGTGTCCCGACAACAAGACTCCGACTATTTCGTAGCGCCTCAGCCGGCCGCTTGCCCGTCACTCGCATGGTCGGCCAACAGCCAGCTGGCCATCGACCACGTCAAGTCGGGCGATTTCGAAAACGCTTTCAGGCTACTCAACGAGCAGATCGGCGTCACCAACTTCGGGCCGCTCAAGAGCCTGTTCATGGACTCGTACCTTAAATCGTGCACGTCGTACACGCCGCTGCCCACGCACCCGTCGCTGTTCGTGTACCCCAACCGCAACTGGAAagacggtggcggcggcggcaaagGCCAAAACAACAAGCCCGTGCTGGACGTGAAACTGGAACATCTGCTCGGCGAACTGCAGGCGTGTTATCAGCTGACGACGGCCGGCAAGTTCCCGGAAACGGTGGCCAAGTTCCGGTCGATACTGACGGCCGTGCCGCTGCTGTGCGTGGACACCAAGCAGGAGGTGAACGAGGTCGTGCAGCTGGTGCACATATGCAAGGAGTACCTGGTCGGGCTGGTGATGGAGACGGCCCGCAAGGAGCACCCGAAGACCACGGCGGAAGACCAGAAGCGCGTGGCCGAGATGGTCGCCTACTTTACGCACTGCGACCTGCAAATGTCGCACAAAATCCTCACGCTCCGCACGGCCATCAACGTGTTCTACAAGATCGGCAACCTGAACACGGCCGCGTCGTTCGCCAAACGGCTGCTGGAGCTGGGCCCGCGCGCCGACGTGGCGCAACAGGCGCGCAAAATGCTGCAGGCCTGCGACCTGAACCCGGTCAACAAGCTGCAGGTGGCCTACGACCAACACAACCCGTTCTCGATTTGCGCCTACTCGTTCGTGCCCATCTACAAGGGCAAGGAGGAGGTGAAATGTCCGTTCTGTTCGGCGTCGTACCAGCCCGCGCACAGGGGAAAGGTGTGCAACATATGTCAGATATCGTCCATCGGCCGAGAGTCCACGGGACTCAAGATAACCGCGGCGCACTACCGGTGA
- the LOC114125474 gene encoding F-box-like/WD repeat-containing protein ebi, with protein MTFSSDELNFLVYRYLQESGFQHSAYTFGLESHISESNINGALVPPAALISLIQKGLYYTEAEICVGEDGSELRLLESLSLIDAVMPEIVASRQSQNQQKQNVAKNESQETSGEEDTAIVTPAVTSTETMEPCRNCIETQSDTLTILKGHESEVFICAWNPTTDLLASGSGDSTARIWDMADSSGSPSQLILRHCIKKGGTEVPSNKDVTSLDWNRDGTLLATGSYDGYARIWMLNGRVSSTLGHHKGPIFAVKWNKRGNYILTAGVDKTTIIWDAASGQYKQQFAFHTAPALDVDWQTNNSFASCGTDQCIHVCRLGLDRPVKSFYGHTNEVNAIKWDPQGNLLASCSDDMTLKIWSMKQDTCVHNLQAHTKEIYTIKWSPTGPGTANPNMNLILASASFDSTVLLWDVERGACIHALTKHTEPVFSVAFSPDGKYMASGSFDKFVHLWSTQSGQLVHSYKGTGGIFEVCWNSRGDKIGASASDGSVFVLDLREL; from the exons ATGACTTTTTCAAGTGACGAATTAAACTTCCTCGTTTACCGATACCTACAAGAATCTG GGTTTCAACATTCGGCGTATACATTTGGTCTTGAATCGCATATTTCTGAGTCCAATATCAATGGTGCATTGGTTCCTCCAGCTGCTTTGATTAGTCTCATTCAAAAGGGTCTGTATTATACTGAAGCTGAAATATGCGTTGGAGAAGATGGATCAGAACTGCGTCTGTTAGAGAGTTTGTCTTTGATCGATGCAGTGATGCCAGAAATTGTAGCCAGTCGACAAAGCcaaaatcaacaaaaacaaaatgtagcTAAGAATGAGTCACAAGAAACCAGTGGTGAAGAAGACACAGCAATTGTGACCCCAGCTGTTACCAGTACTGAAACAATGGAACCATGTAGAAATTGTATTGAAACACAGTCTGACACATTAACTATTCTTAAGGGCCATGAATCTGAAGTTTTTATTTGTGCGTGGAATCCAACCACTGATTTACTTGCTTCTGG atCAGGAGATAGCACAGCGCGTATTTGGGATATGGCTGACAGTTCTGGTTCTCCTTCTCAACTTATATTGAgacattgtattaaaaaagggGGAACTGAAGTACCCAGTAATAAAGATGTTACTTCCCTTGATTGGAat cGTGATGGAACATTATTAGCCACTGGATCATATGATGGTTATGCTCGAATTTGGATGCTAAATGGCAGAGTATCAAGTACCCTTGGTCATCATAAAGGTCCAATATTTGCTGTAAAATGGAATAAAAGAGGGAATTATATACTCACTGCTGGAGTTGATaag ACTACTATTATTTGGGATGCTGCTTCAGGCCAGTACAAACAGCAATTTGCATTCCATACCGCACCAGCATTAGATGTTGATTGGCAAACAAACAATAGTTTTGCATCATGTGGTACTGATCAATGTATACATGTTTGTCGTTTAGGGCTAGATCGCCCAGTAAAATCATTCTATGGACATACA aatGAAGTTAATGCTATTAAATGGGATCCTCAAGGAAATCTATTAGCCTCATGTTCTGATGACATGACTTTGAAAATATGGTCTATGAAACAAGATACTTGTGTGCATAATTTACAAGCGCATACTAAAGAAATATACACAATCAAATGGAGTCCAACAGGTCCAGGAACAGCCAATCCTAACATGAATTTAATACTTGCTAg tGCATCATTTGATTCAACTGTACTTTTGTGGGATGTTGAGCGAGGTGCATGCATACATGCTTTGACCAAGCATACAGAACCTGTATTTAGTGTAGCCTTCTCACCAGATGGAAAGTATATGGCATCTGGCAGTTTTGACAAATTTGTTCATTTATGGTCAAcacaa agtGGCCAATTAGTTCATAGTTATAAAGGAACCGGTGGTATTTTTGAAGTTTGCTGGAATTCTAGAGGTGACAAAATTGGTGCAAGTGCATCTGATGGAAGT GTATTTGTTTTGGATCTGCGAGAACTCTAA
- the LOC114125483 gene encoding F-box-like/WD repeat-containing protein TBL1XR1, translating to MAFSSDELNFLVYRYLQESGFQHSAYTFGIESHISQSNINGALVPPAALISIIQKGLHYTEAEICVGEDGSEQRLTESLSLIDAVMPEIVASRQSQNQQKQSVVKNEAQETNGEEGAATVTPAVTSTETMELDSSIEIPAEKSTILKGHESEVFICAWNPTTDLLASGSGDSTARIWDMADSSGSPSQLILRHCIQKGGTEVPSNKDVTSLDWNCDGTLLATGSYDGYARIWMTNGRISSTLGQHKGPIFALKWNKRGNYILSAGVDKTTIIWDAASGQCNQQFAFHTAPALDVDWQSNSSFASCSTDQCIHVCRLGLDRPVKSFQGHTNEVNAIKWDPQGNLLASCSDDMTLKIWSMKQDTCVHDLQAHNKEIYTIKWSPTGPGTANPNMNLILASASFDSTVRLWDVERGACIHTLTKHTEPVYSVAFSPDGKFLASGSFDKCVHIWSTQSGQLVHSYKGTGGIFEVCWNSRGDKVGASASDGSVFVLDLRKL from the exons ATGGCTTTTTCGAGTGACGAATTAAACTTCCTCGTTTACCGATACCTACAAGAATCTG GGTTTCAACATTCGGCATATACATTTGGTATTGAATCGCATATTTCTCAGTCCAATATCAATGGTGCATTGGTTCCTCCAGCTGCTTTGATTAGTATCATTCAAAAAGGTCTGCATTATACTGAAGCTGAAATATGCGTTGGAGAAGACGGATCAGAACAACGTTTGACAGAGAGTTTGTCTTTGATCGATGCAGTGATGCCAGAAATTGTAGCCAGTCGACAAAGCcaaaatcaacaaaaacaaAGTGTAGTCAAGAACGAGGCACAAGAAACTAACGGTGAAGAAGGTGCAGCTACTGTGACCCCAGCTGTAACCAGTACTGAAACAATGGAACTAGATAGTAGTATTGAAATACCAGCTGAAAAATCGACTATTCTTAAGGGCCATGAATCTGAAGTTTTTATTTGTGCGTGGAACCCAACCACTGATTTGCTTGCTTCTGG atCAGGAGATAGCACAGCGCGTATTTGGGATATGGCTGACAGTTCTGGTTCTCCTTCTCAACTTATATTGAGACATTGTATTCAAAAAGGAGGAACTGAAGTACCCAGTAATAAAGATGTTACTTCCCTTGATTGGAAT tgtGATGGAACATTATTAGCCACTGGATCATATGATGGTTATGCTCGAATTTGGATGACAAATGGCAGAATATCAAGTACTCTTGGTCAACATAAAGGTCCAATATTTGCtttaaaatggaataaaaGAGGGAATTATATACTCAGTGCTGGAGTTGATaag ACTACTATTATTTGGGATGCTGCTTCAGGCCAGTGCAATCAGCAATTTGCATTCCATACCGCACCAGCATTAGATGTCGATTGGCAATCAAACAGCAGTTTTGCATCATGTAGTACTGATCAATGTATACATGTTTGTCGTTTAGGCCTTGATCGCCCAGTAAAATCATTCCAAGGACATACa aatGAAGTTAATGCTATTAAATGGGATCCTCAAGGAAATCTATTAGCCTCATGTTCTGATGACATGACTTTGAAAATATGGTCTATGAAACAAGATACTTGTGTGCATGATTTACAAGCgcataataaagaaatatacaCAATCAAATGGAGTCCAACAGGTCCAGGAACAGCCAATCCTAACATGAATTTAATACTTGCTAg tGCATCATTTGATTCAACTGTACGTTTGTGGGATGTTGAGCGAGGTGCATGCATACATACTTTGACCAAGCATACAGAACCTGTCTACAGTGTAGCCTTCTCACCAGATGGAAAGTTTTTGGCATCTGGCAGTTTTGATAAATGTGTTCATATATGGTCAAcacaa agtGGCCAATTAGTTCATAGTTATAAAGGAACAGGTGGTATTTTTGAAGTTTGCTGGAATTCTAGAGGTGACAAAGTTGGGGCAAGTGCATCTGATGGAAGT GTATTTGTATTGGATCTACGAAAACTCTAA